The Setaria italica strain Yugu1 chromosome IX, Setaria_italica_v2.0, whole genome shotgun sequence genome has a window encoding:
- the LOC101762164 gene encoding probable methyltransferase PMT2, which translates to MARSLTENRTRNTLIVVVVFGLCSFFYLLGAWQRSGSGGGDRIQNWVNEQTKCAQLPNLNFETHHRASDLPNDTGSSKIKPFEPCDEQYTDYTPCEEQKRAMTFPRDNMIYRERHCPPDKEKLYCLIPAPNGYVAPFRWPKSRDFVPYANVPHKSLTVEKAIQNWVHYEGNVFRFPGGGTQFPQGADTYIDQLASVIPIAEGKVRTALDTGCGVASLGAYLLKKNVLTMSFAPRDNHEAQVQFALERGVPAYIGVLGSIKLPFPSRVFDMAHCSRCLIPWSGNDGMYMMEVDRVLRPGGYWVLSGPPIGWKIHYKGWKRTKEDLRNEQRKIEQFAELLCWKKISEKDGIAIWRKRLNDKSCSMKQDNPKIGKCELVNDNDVWYKKMEVCITPLPEVNSASEVAGGQLEPFPKRLNAVPPRITLGSMPGFSVQSYEEDNKLWQKHVKAYKKTNNLLDTGRYRNLMDMNAGLGSFAAALESPKLWVMNVIPTIANTSTLGVIYERGLIGMYHDWCEGFSTYPRTYDLIHSNAIFSLYQNKCKFEDILLEMDRILRPEGAVIVRDKVDALVKVEKIANAMRWKTRLADHEDGPHVPEKILFAVKQYWATTSKSS; encoded by the exons ATGGCTCGAAGCTTGACTGAGAACAGGACCAGAAACACACTAATTGTGGTTGTGGTCTTTGGCCTCTGTTCCTTCTTCTATCTCTTGGGCGCTTGGCAGCGAAGTGGTTCCGGAGGAGGAGACAGGATACAGAATTGGGTCAATGAACAGACCAAATGTGCACAACTCCCGAATCTGAACTTTGAGACCCATCATAGAGCGTCCGACCTTCCAAACGATACTGGTAGTTCCAAAATTAAACCTTTTGAGCCATGTGATGAGCAGTACACTGATTACACTCCTTGTGAGGAGCAAAAGCGTGCGATGACCTTTCCTAGAGACAACATGATCTATCGGGAGAGGCATTGTCCGCCGGATAAGGAGAAGCTTTACTGTCTTATTCCAGCACCAAATGGTTATGTTGCTCCTTTCCGATGGCCAAAGAGCCGTGATTTTGTTCCTTATGCCAATGTACCTCACAAGAGCCTTACGGTTGAAAAGGCTATCCAAAACTGGGTGCACTATGAGGGAAATGTGTTCAGGTTTCCTGGTGGTGGAACACAGTTTCCTCAGGGCGCAGATACATATATAGATCAGCTTGCTTCTGTCATCCCGATAGCTGAAGGCAAAGTGAGAACTGCTCTGGACACTGGTTGTGGG GTTGCCAGTCTGGGTGCATACCTGTTGAAGAAAAATGTTTTGACCATGTCATTTGCGCCAAGGGATAATCATGAGGCACAAGTACAGTTTGCATTGGAGAGAGGTGTCCCTGCATATATAGGTGTCCTTGGATCAATAAAGCTGCCATTCCCATCTCGTGTCTTTGACATGGCTCATTGCTCAAGATGTTTAATTCCATGGAGTGGAAATG ATGGTATGTACATGATGGAAGTTGACAGAGTACTAAGGCCTGGTGGCTATTGGGTGCTGTCAGGTCCACCCATTGGCTGGAAGATTCACTATAAGGGGTGGAAACGGACAAAGGAAGATCTTCGGAATGAGCAGAGAAAAATAGAACAATTCGCAGAACTTCTTTGTTGGAAGAAGATATCTGAAAAGGATGGTATTGCCATATGGAGAAAGAGATTAAATGATAAGTCTTGCTCCATGAAGCAAGATAATCCGAAAATTGGCAAATGTGAGTTGGTGAACGACAATGATGTATG GTATAAGAAAATGGAAGTTTGTATAACCCCTCTTCCTGAGGTTAATAGTGCATCAGAGGTTGCTGGTGGTCAATTAGAGCCTTTTCCCAAGAGGCTCAATGCAGTACCTCCTCGTATAACCCTTGGTTCCATGCCTGGTTTCTCAGTTCAGTCATATGAAGAGGACAATAAACTTTGGCAGAAACATGTTAAGGCTTACAAGAAAACCAATAACTTGCTTGATACTGGAAGATACCGCAATTTAATGGACATGAATGCAGGTCTTGGTAGCTTCGCTGCTGCACTGGAATCCCCAAAGTTGTGGGTCATGAATGTCATTCCAACAATTGCAAATACTTCCACTTTAGGTGTAATCTACGAACGTGGATTAATAGGAATGTATCATGACTG GTGTGAAGGATTTTCTACTTACCCAAGGACATATGACCTCATACATTCTAATGCCATCTTCAGTTTGTACCAAAACAA GTGTAAATTTGAAGATATACTCCTGGAAATGGACCGAATCTTACGCCCTGAGGGTGCGGTTATAGTACGTGATAAGGTTGATGCTCTTGTAAAGGTAGAGAAAATAGCCAATGCCATGAGGTGGAAAACAAGATTGGCTGACCATGAGGATGGCCCTCATGTGCCTGAGAAGATACTCTTTGCAGTCAAGCAGTACTGGGCAACCACAAGCAAGAGCAGCTAA
- the LOC101763918 gene encoding uncharacterized protein At4g17910: MESRLLDKSLNPNKLLKEQFVSNLTGSSLTEIAALSTIVPALVVLRKWSSGDNTRRDAAKKNGDRVLPVRKDWMQYFCTLVVDYLTVVLPVLLVFTVLDEWAYMCSISLVILIAVYIMFKRSQSHLKAGLSQLPSLRADISSYRVSVVLVTCLCILAVDFKIFPRRYAKAETYGSGIMDLGVGSFVVANALVSRQARNITTMSFRTALSSISPLVFLGFARILSTSGVDYQVHVGEYGVHWNFFFTLAAVSILTSIVRIHPKHCGLVGLLILAGYQIWLSSGLNEYLISDKRSADLISQNKEGIYSILGYWGMFLIGVSLGYYLFVDTSLKGKNRNTQVVKVWVLAASFWILAIILDSYIERVSRRMCNFAYVMLVFGQNFQVLSILTLAGFISYEKNLVLEDAFNQNMLGSFLLANILTGLVNLSVDTLSASSLTAFMILSVYTFTLCMVTGLAHFFGVRMKFW, from the exons ATGGAGAGCCGCCTCCTCGACAAGTCCCTGAACCCGAACAAGCTCCTCAAGGAGCA ATTCGTGAGCAACCTGACGGGGTCCTCCTTGACGGAGATCGCGGCTCTCTCCACCATCGTGCCG GCATTGGTGGTTCTGAGGAAGTGGAGCAGCGGAG ATAATACTAGGAGGGATGCAGCGAAGAAAAATGGTGATAGAGTTCTTCCTGTTCGTAAAGATTGGATGCAGTACTTCTGTACACTGGTTGTAGATTATCTCACTGTTGTATTGCCAGTTCTTTTGGTTTTCACA GTCTTAGATGAATGGGCTTATATGTGTTCTATTTCTCTTGTAATCCTGATAGCTGTCTACATCATGTTTAAAAG GTCTCAGTCTCATCTTAAAGCTGGACTCAGTCAACTGCCTTCACTAAGGGCAGATATATCTTCTTACCGAGTGTCAGTG GTTCTAGTGACATGTTTGTGCATATTAGCGGTGGACTTCAAAATCTTTCCAAGACGCTATGCCAAAGCTGAAACATATGGTAGTGGCATC ATGGATCTTGGAGTAGGATCTTTTGTAGTGGCTAACGCACTGGTATCTAGACAAGCACGAAACATAACCACAAT GAGTTTCAGGACAGCACTGAGTTCCATAAGTCCACTAGTATTTCTTGGCTTTGCTCGCATTCTCTCCACATCGGGTGTTGATTATCAG GTTCATGTAGGAGAATATGGTGTTCACTGGAACTTCTTTTTCACCCTTGCAGCTGTTTCTATTCTCACATCCATTGTCAGGATTCATCCAAAGCATTGTGGCCTAGTTGGTCTGCTTATCCTTGCAG GATACCAGATTTGGCTATCTTCTGGATTGAATGAGTACCTCATTTCTGATAAAAGAAGTGCTGATTTAATCAGCCAGAATAAGGAAGGCATTTATAGTATACTTG GGTATTGGGGTATGTTTCTAATTGGTGTTTCTCTGGGTTACTATCTGTTTGTTGATACCAGTTTAAAAGGCAAGAACAGGAACACTCAAGTGGTAAAAGTCTGGGTTCTTGCCGCATCATTTTG GATTTTGGCAATCATCCTTGATAGCTATATTGAGAGGGTTTCTCGGCGAATG TGCAACTTCGCTTATGTTATGCTTGTTTTCGGCCAGAATTTTCAG GTTTTATCCATCCTCACATTAGCAGGGTTTATTTCATATGAAAAGAACTTGGTTCTTGAAGATGCATTCAATCAAAATATGCTTGGTTCATTCCTTCTG GCAAATATCCTAACTGGTCTGGTAAATCTCTCTGTTGACACGCTCTCTGCCTCTTCGCTCACTGCCTTCATGATTCTGTCagtatacacctttactttatGCATGGTTACTGGCCTTGCCCATTTTTTCGGTGTTAGAATGAAATTCTGGTGA
- the LOC101763251 gene encoding myb-related protein 306, translated as MGRPPCCDKEGVKKGPWTPEEDLVLVSYVQEHGPGNWRAVPASTGLMRCSKSCRLRWTNYLRPGIRRGGFSGEEDRLIAHLQALLGNRWAAIASYLPDRTDNDVKNYWNTHLKKKLLLLQQQQKMQQRASAALSTPPPPPHKGQWELKLQTDIDLARRALRDALSCSPPAPAPGTTTTSGHGGTGPAPPPLIAEPAAALAQAYALTARDVPGVLDGWSPRAGKNGRSGPATPPPPVAAESASGSTSELTECSASVSSASDKRAAPVAGQLFAREEEKAAADGEVPPLSEIESWLLEDGGGEQKPVLDGLLLDAALRNFGF; from the coding sequence ATGGGGCGGCCGCCGTGCTGCGACAAGGAGGGGGTGAAGAAGGGGCCGTGGACGCCGGAGGAGGACCTCGTCCTGGTCTCCTACGTCCAGGAGCACGGCCCGGGCAACTGGCGCGCCGTCCCTGCCAGCACGGGGCTGATGCGCTGCAGCAAGAGCTGCCGCCTCCGCTGGACCAACTACCTCCGCCCGGGCATCCGCCGCGGCGGCTTCTCCGGCGAGGAGGACCGCCTCATCGCCCACCTCCAGGCGCTCCTCGGCAACCGCTGGGCCGCCATCGCATCCTACCTCCCCGACCGCACCGACAACGACGtcaagaactactggaacaCGCACCTCAAGAAGAAgctgctcctcctccagcagcagcagaagatgcagcagcgcgcctccgccgccctctcgacgccgccgccgccgccgcacaagGGGCAGTGGGAGCTCAAGCTGCAGACCGACATCGACCTCGCCAGGCGCGCCCTGCGCGACGCGCTCTCCTgcagcccgccggcgccggcgccggggacgacgacgaccagcggccacggcggcacgggccccgcgccaccgccgttgATCgcagagccggcggcggcactggcaCAGGCGTACGCGCTCACCGCGCGCGACGTCCCCGGCGTGCTGGACGGGTGGTCGCCGCGGGCCGGGAAGAACGGCCGCAGCggcccggcgacgccgccgccacccgtcgccgcGGAGAGCGCGTCCGGATCGACGTCGGAGCTGACGGAGTGCTCCGCCTCCGTTTCCAGCGCGTCTGATAAACGCGCCGCGCCGGTGGCTGGCCAGCTGTTCGCgcgcgaggaggagaaggcggcggcggacggggaggTGCCACCGCTGTCGGAGATCGAGTCGTGGTTgctggaggacggcggcggcgagcagaaGCCGGTGCTGGACGGCCTCCTGCTCGATGCGGCCCTGCGTAATTTCGGCTTCTAA
- the LOC101764324 gene encoding probable apyrase 6: MPDPTTKPPSPRPRRRRRLCGLCLGTALLALLVSALVHAVAPPRGRRAPSSACFSVIIDGGSTGTRAHVFAAGPDGRPDLARSAVMRVTPGLSSFAADPARAGESLRPLIEFAREKIGAAAAESEVRLMATAGLRLLEEHAQEAILASCREVLRASGFRFEDAWAKVIPGSDEGIYAWVAANYALGRLGGDPNKTVGIIELGGASAQLTFVSDEVLPPELSNNFIFGETTYTLYTNSFLNFGQNAAQDSFHEILRSRGSSKNNTLVDPCAPRGYSRNEEVMVRTSGSSRSTLENQYVDSGNGNFTECRSSSLLLLQKGKEKCQYEQCHLGSTFVPELRGYFLATENFYFTSKFFGLKKSSSLSDFVLAGEQVCNQDLSTLRKKYPNRSDEDFSRYCFSSAYIVALLHDSLGVPLDDKRIEYSNQVGDIQVEWALGAFITLMQHLSLKPSHTAAASTHSNRPLFAVVGMFLLCGAFLVSRWRKPKTKIIYDLEKGRYIITRIS, translated from the exons ATGCCCGACCCCACCACCAAACCCccctcgccgcgcccgcgccgccgccgcaggctcTGCGGCCTCTGCCTCGGCACCGcgctcctcgccctcctcgtCTCCGCGCTCGTCCACGCCGTCGCCCCGCCGCGGGGGCGTCGCGCTCCCTCCTCCGCGTGCTTCTCCGTCATCATAGACGGCGGCAGCACGGGCACCCGGGCACACGTCTTCGCCGCGGGGCCCGACGGCCGCCCGGATCTGGCGCGCTCCGCCGTGATGCGCGTGACCCCGGGCCTATCGTCCTTCGCAGCCGACCCGGCGCGTGCCGGGGAGTCGCTGCGGCCGCTGATAGAATTCGCGAGGGAGAAGATTGGTGCCGCCGCTGCGGAGTCGGAGGTGAGGCTGATGGCCACCGCCGGGCTGCGACTGCTCGAGGAGCACGCCCAGGAGGCGATCTTGGCGTCCTGCAGGGAGGTGCTCCGGGCCTCTGGATTCCGGTTCGAGGACGCGTGGGCCAAGGTGATCCCAG GCTCTGATGAAGGCATCTATGCTTGGGTTGCGGCAAATTATGCTCTTGGCAGACTTGGAGGGGATCCTAACAAAACTGTTGGAATAATTGAACTTGGGGGCGCTTCAGCTCAG CTGACCTTTGTTTCTGATGAAGTACTTCCTCCTGAACTgtcaaataattttattttcggTGAAACAACATACACTCTATATACCAACAGCTTTTTAAACTTTGGTCAA AATGCAGCTCAAGACTCGTTCCATGAAATACTGCGGTCAAGAG GCTCTTCCAAAAATAATACACTTGTTGACCCATGTGCTCCTAGAGGATATTCACGCAATGAAGAAGTAATGGTGAGGACAAGCGGTTCTTCAAGATCAACACTAGAGAACCAATATGTTGATAGTGGGAATGGAAACTTTACAGAATGTAGATCCTCTTCCCTGCTTTTACTGCAAAAAGGAAAGG AAAAGTGCCAGTATGAACAATGCCACCTGGGATCTACGTTCGTACCTGAGCTGCGTGGATACTTCCTGGCAACTGAAAATTTCTATTTTACTTCAAAG TTCTTTGGACTTAAGAAGTCTTCATCTCTATCCGATTTCGTGCTTGCTGGAGAACAAGTTTGCAACCAGGATTTGTCCACTCTTAGGAAAAAGTACCCTAATAGGTCAGATGAAGATTTCTCACGGTATTGCTTCTCATCGGCATACATTGTGGCTCTACTGCATGACAGTCTTGGTGTACCACTGGATGACAAGAG GATTGAGTATTCCAACCAGGTTGGAGACATTCAGGTGGAATGGGCCCTAGGAGCTTTCATTACATTGATGCAACATTTAAGTTTAAAGCCATCACACACTGCTGCAGCATCAACCCATAGCAATAGACCATTGTTTGCTGTGGTGGGGATGTTTCTTTTGTGTGGAGCATTTTTGGTGTCAAGATGGAGGAAGCCCAAGACAAAAATTATATACGACTTAGAGAAAGGCCGATACATCATAACACGCATCAGCTGA